In Populus alba chromosome 1, ASM523922v2, whole genome shotgun sequence, a single window of DNA contains:
- the LOC118055487 gene encoding zinc finger protein ZAT10: MALEALNSPTTAAPLNYEETWIKRKRSKRPRSESPSTEEEYLAFCLIMLARGGSTAATAKKTASASPAPPQPPTLDLSYKCTVCNKAFSSYQALGGHKASHRKSSSESTVATAAENPSASTTTNTTTTTTNGRTHECSICHKTFLTGQALGGHKRCHYEGTIGGNNSSSASAAITTSDGGAVGGGGVSQSKSQRSGGGFDFDLNLPALPEFEGPRISQQALYGDQEVESPLPGKKPRLMFSLKQEKTDMGSS, encoded by the coding sequence ATGGCTCTTGAAGCTCTGAACTCTCCTACAACAGCCGCTCCTTTAAATTATGAAGAAACATGGATTAAGAGGAAACGCTCTAAGAGACCTCGTAGTGAGTCCCCTTCGACCGAGGAAGAATACCTCGCTTTTTGCCTTATCATGCTTGCTCGTGGCGGCTCCACTGCCGCAACCGCCAAAAAAACCGCTTCCGCCTCCCCTGCACCACCCCAACCACCAACTTTGGATCTTTCTTACAAGTGTACGGTTTGCAACAAGGCTTTCTCTTCTTACCAGGCTCTCGGCGGGCACAAAGCCAGTCACAGGAAATCCTCCTCCGAGTCCACCGTCGCCACAGCAGCCGAAAACCCATCAGCCTCCACCACAACCAACACAACCACCACGACCACCAATGGTAGGACTCATGAGTGCTCTATCTGCCACAAGACTTTCCTTACTGGACAGGCCTTAGGCGGACACAAGCGTTGTCACTATGAGGGCACAATTGGaggcaacaacagcagcagtgCTAGCGCTGCAATCACCACCTCAGACGGTGGTGCTGTTGGAGGCGGTGGCGTGAGCCAGAGTAAAAGTCAAAGAAGCGGTGGTGGGTTTGACTTTGACCTGAACCTGCCTGCTTTGCCTGAATTTGAAGGTCCAAGAATCAGTCAACAAGCACTCTACGGTGATCAAGAAGTGGAAAGTCCTTTGCCAGGGAAAAAGCCAAGATTAATGTTTTCGCTTAAGCAAGAAAAGACCGATATGGGTTCTTCGTAA